In Arachis hypogaea cultivar Tifrunner chromosome 2, arahy.Tifrunner.gnm2.J5K5, whole genome shotgun sequence, a genomic segment contains:
- the LOC140177198 gene encoding uncharacterized protein: MTAVYASPNEIIRRQAWGEIKSMAGNLNGEWLLVGDFNEIACPTKKKGGGRTNRRECELFKSWISNCCLIDLGYIGSKYTWRGPQWIGLERVYKRMDRALSNGGWRIRFEGARVEVLPRTNSDHHPLLITTEPPLPTNKNRPFRYEAMWKMHPNFDEVIKDHWS; this comes from the coding sequence ATGACGGCTGTGTATGCAAGCCCAAATGAAATAATTAGGAGGCAGGCATGGGGGGAGATAAAATCCATGGCTGGTAACTTAAATGGGGAATGGTTGCTTGTAGGGGACTTTAATGAAATAGCCTGCCCTACTAAAAAAAAGGGAGGTGGCCGAACTAATCGGCGAGAATGTGAGCTTTTTAAAAGCTGGATTAGCAATTGCTGCCTCATTGATCTGGGTTATATTGGCTCAAAATACACATGGAGAGGCCCACAATGGATAGGCTTGGAAAGAGTTTATAAACGAATGGATAGAGCACTCTCAAATGGAGGTTGGAGAATCAGATTTGAAGGAGCCAGGGTGGAGGTGCTGCCAAGAACCAACTCGGATCATCATCCTCTATTGATAACAACAGAACCTCCCCTCCCAACAAATAAAAATAGGCCGTTTCGCTATGAAGCAATGTGGAAGATGCATCCGAATTTTGATGAAGTCATTAAGGATCATTGGAGTTAG